In Paraburkholderia bryophila, a single genomic region encodes these proteins:
- the hisS gene encoding histidine--tRNA ligase: MTEQKKKLEKLSGVKGMNDILPQEAGLWEFFEMTVKSMLRSYGYQNIRTPIIEHTQLFKRGIGEVTDIVEKEMYSFTDALNGENLTMRPENTAAVVRAAIEHNLLYDGPKRLWYVGPMFRHERPQRGRYRQFHQVGVEALGFAGPDADAEIIMMCQRLWDDLGLIGIKLELNSLGLSHERAAHRVELIAYLEKHMDVLDEEAKRRLYTNPLRVLDTKNPAMQAVAQNAPKLIDFLGEESLAHFEGLQRILKANNIPFKINPRLVRGLDYYNLTVFEWVTDKLGAQGTVAAGGRYDPLIEQLGGKPTGACGWAMGVERILELLKEDQLVPEDEGCDVYVVHQGDAAREQAFIIAERLRDTGLDVILHCSADGQTASFKSQMKRADSSGAAFAVVLGEDEIANGTVGVKALRDTSNGAGNGGKSEQQNVPAEDLTEFLINAMVATAEDGDD, encoded by the coding sequence ATGACTGAACAGAAGAAAAAGCTCGAAAAGTTGTCCGGCGTGAAGGGCATGAACGACATCCTTCCGCAGGAAGCCGGGCTGTGGGAATTTTTCGAAATGACCGTCAAGTCGATGCTGCGTTCGTACGGATACCAGAATATCCGTACGCCGATCATCGAGCATACGCAGCTGTTCAAGCGCGGTATCGGCGAAGTGACCGACATCGTCGAAAAAGAGATGTACAGCTTTACCGACGCGCTGAACGGCGAGAACCTGACCATGCGCCCGGAAAACACCGCGGCCGTGGTGCGCGCGGCGATCGAACACAACTTGCTGTACGACGGCCCGAAGCGCTTGTGGTACGTCGGTCCGATGTTCCGCCACGAGCGTCCGCAGCGCGGCCGTTATCGCCAGTTCCATCAGGTGGGCGTGGAAGCGCTGGGCTTTGCCGGCCCGGACGCCGACGCTGAAATCATCATGATGTGCCAGCGTTTGTGGGACGACCTCGGCTTGATCGGCATCAAGCTCGAACTCAACTCGCTGGGTCTGTCGCATGAACGCGCGGCTCACCGCGTCGAACTGATTGCTTACCTCGAAAAGCACATGGATGTGCTCGACGAAGAAGCGAAGCGCCGTCTGTACACGAATCCGCTGCGCGTGCTGGATACGAAGAATCCGGCCATGCAGGCAGTCGCGCAGAACGCGCCGAAACTGATCGATTTTCTCGGCGAAGAATCGCTCGCGCACTTCGAGGGACTGCAGCGCATTCTGAAAGCGAACAACATTCCGTTCAAGATCAATCCGCGTTTGGTGCGCGGTCTCGATTATTACAATCTGACCGTGTTCGAATGGGTGACCGACAAGCTGGGCGCGCAAGGCACCGTTGCTGCAGGCGGCCGTTACGATCCGCTGATCGAGCAGCTCGGCGGCAAGCCGACCGGCGCGTGCGGTTGGGCAATGGGCGTCGAACGGATTCTTGAGTTGCTGAAAGAAGATCAGCTCGTGCCGGAAGACGAAGGTTGCGACGTCTACGTTGTCCATCAGGGCGACGCGGCGCGCGAGCAGGCCTTCATCATCGCTGAGCGGTTGCGTGATACGGGTCTCGACGTGATTCTGCATTGCAGCGCCGACGGTCAAACCGCCAGCTTCAAATCGCAGATGAAGCGTGCGGATTCGAGCGGCGCGGCCTTCGCGGTGGTGCTCGGCGAAGACGAAATCGCGAACGGTACGGTCGGCGTCAAGGCGCTGCGCGACACGAGTAATGGCGCGGGTAACGGCGGTAAGAGCGAGCAACAGAACGTGCCTGCCGAAGACTTGACCGAATTTCTAATCAATGCGATGGTTGCAACCGCCGAAGACGGCGACGACTGA
- a CDS encoding MBL fold metallo-hydrolase, giving the protein MRFASLGSGSDGNALLVEAQSGATTTRVLLDCGFSAKEVERRLNRVGASAEGLDAILITHEHSDHIGGALTLARKWSIPLYMSWGTARAVGADEADIDLQVLWGDEAVAIGDLSILPYTVPHDAREPLQYVLSNGASRLGVLTDVGTSTPHISSVLSGCDALVLECNHDVQMLAGSRYPQSLKARIGGNHGHLNNEAAAEILASLDRSRLRHLVAAHLSQQNNSPELARAAMAGVLGAAPTEVVVATQDEGCAWLSL; this is encoded by the coding sequence GTGAGGTTCGCGAGTCTCGGCAGCGGTAGTGATGGGAATGCGTTGCTGGTGGAAGCGCAAAGCGGCGCAACCACCACGCGCGTGCTGCTCGACTGCGGCTTTTCGGCCAAGGAAGTCGAGCGGCGTCTGAACCGGGTTGGCGCGAGCGCCGAAGGTCTGGACGCCATACTGATTACGCATGAACACAGCGATCACATTGGCGGCGCGCTGACGCTGGCGCGCAAGTGGTCGATTCCACTGTACATGAGCTGGGGCACCGCCCGCGCGGTAGGCGCCGACGAAGCCGATATCGACCTGCAGGTGCTGTGGGGCGACGAAGCGGTTGCAATCGGCGACCTCAGCATCCTTCCCTATACCGTTCCTCACGACGCCCGCGAGCCGCTGCAGTACGTGCTCTCGAACGGCGCGAGCCGGCTCGGCGTGCTGACCGATGTCGGCACATCCACGCCACATATCAGCTCAGTGTTGAGCGGTTGCGATGCGCTGGTGCTCGAATGTAATCACGACGTGCAGATGCTGGCGGGCAGCCGCTATCCGCAGTCGCTCAAGGCGCGCATCGGCGGTAATCATGGGCATTTGAACAACGAGGCGGCGGCTGAAATCCTGGCCTCGCTCGACCGTTCGCGCTTGCGTCATCTGGTCGCGGCGCATCTGAGCCAGCAGAACAATTCGCCGGAGCTGGCGCGGGCAGCAATGGCGGGTGTACTGGGCGCAGCGCCGACGGAAGTGGTGGTCGCTACACAGGACGAGGGCTGTGCGTGGTTGAGCCTGTAG
- the ispG gene encoding flavodoxin-dependent (E)-4-hydroxy-3-methylbut-2-enyl-diphosphate synthase, with protein MGFSMQSEAQSQSSSKIVSNEPVFGGHAARRKSHAVDIRWGGQIVTIGGDAPVRVQSMTNTDTADAIGTAIQIKELAQAGSELVRITVNTPEAAAAVPAVREQLDRMGVSVPLVGDFHYNGHLLLRDYPECAESLSKYRINPGNVGHGAKRDTQFAQMIEAAVKYDKAVRIGVNWGSLDQDLLAKMMDENAARSTPWEAQSVMYEALIQSAIGSAERAVEIGLPRNKIILSCKVSGVQDLIAVYRELARRCDFALHLGLTEAGMGSKGIVASTAALSVLLQQGIGDTIRISLTPEPGGPRTGEVIVGQEILQTMGLRSFTPMVIACPGCGRTTSTLFQELASQIQTYLRTQMPVWRDQYPGVEKMHVAVMGCIVNGPGESKQANIGISLPGSGENPAAPVFIDGEKVKTLRGEHIAQEFQQIVSDYVERRYGRAEAGRAEALN; from the coding sequence ATGGGTTTTTCGATGCAATCCGAAGCTCAATCCCAATCCAGTAGCAAGATCGTTTCCAATGAGCCGGTGTTCGGCGGCCACGCGGCGCGGCGCAAGTCGCACGCGGTCGACATCCGTTGGGGTGGCCAGATCGTCACGATCGGTGGCGATGCACCCGTGCGCGTCCAGTCGATGACCAACACGGACACCGCGGACGCGATCGGCACCGCGATCCAGATCAAGGAACTGGCGCAAGCCGGTTCGGAGTTGGTGCGTATCACGGTGAACACGCCGGAAGCGGCCGCGGCCGTACCGGCCGTGCGCGAGCAGCTCGACCGCATGGGCGTGTCGGTGCCGCTGGTCGGCGACTTCCATTACAACGGCCATTTGCTGTTGCGCGATTACCCCGAGTGCGCGGAGTCGCTGTCCAAGTACCGGATCAATCCGGGTAACGTCGGCCACGGCGCGAAGCGCGACACGCAGTTCGCGCAAATGATCGAAGCGGCGGTGAAGTACGACAAGGCGGTGCGTATCGGCGTCAACTGGGGCAGTCTCGACCAGGACCTGCTCGCGAAAATGATGGACGAAAACGCGGCACGTTCCACGCCGTGGGAAGCGCAAAGCGTGATGTACGAAGCGCTGATCCAGTCGGCGATCGGCTCGGCCGAGCGCGCGGTCGAAATCGGCCTGCCGCGCAACAAGATCATTCTGTCGTGCAAGGTCAGCGGTGTGCAGGACCTGATCGCCGTGTATCGCGAACTCGCGCGCCGTTGCGACTTCGCGCTGCATCTCGGTTTGACGGAAGCGGGCATGGGCTCGAAGGGTATCGTCGCGTCGACGGCGGCGCTGTCGGTGCTGTTGCAGCAAGGTATCGGCGACACGATCCGTATCTCATTGACACCGGAACCGGGCGGCCCGCGTACCGGCGAAGTGATCGTCGGTCAGGAAATTCTGCAGACCATGGGTCTGCGCTCGTTCACGCCGATGGTGATCGCGTGCCCGGGTTGCGGTCGTACCACCAGCACGCTGTTCCAGGAACTGGCGTCGCAAATCCAGACCTATCTGCGCACGCAGATGCCGGTGTGGCGCGACCAGTATCCTGGCGTCGAGAAGATGCACGTCGCGGTGATGGGCTGCATCGTCAATGGTCCGGGCGAGTCGAAGCAGGCCAATATCGGCATCAGCTTGCCGGGCTCGGGGGAGAACCCGGCCGCGCCGGTGTTCATCGACGGCGAGAAGGTCAAGACGCTGCGCGGCGAGCACATCGCGCAAGAATTCCAGCAAATCGTGAGTGACTACGTCGAGCGCCGCTATGGCCGCGCCGAAGCCGGCCGCGCCGAAGCACTCAACTAA
- a CDS encoding Bax inhibitor-1/YccA family protein, giving the protein MNDHPYSFGRNGAVSTVETRNRVLRNTYWLLALSMIPTVLGAWVGLATGFSLFAATSPAMSMLAFFAIAFGFMFAIQKTKDSAAGVFVLLGFTFFMGLMLSRILSFVLGFSNGPSLIMLAFGGTGVIFASMATIATVSKRDFSGLGKWLLMGVIVLLLASVANVFLHLPALMLTVSVLAIVIFSAYMLFDVQRVVNGGETNYITATLAIYLDLYNVFVNLLALLGIFGGNRN; this is encoded by the coding sequence ATGAACGATCATCCGTATAGCTTTGGCCGCAATGGCGCAGTCAGCACGGTCGAAACGCGTAACCGCGTGCTACGGAACACCTACTGGCTGCTGGCGTTGTCCATGATTCCGACGGTGCTCGGCGCATGGGTTGGCCTCGCCACCGGTTTTTCACTGTTCGCGGCCACCAGCCCGGCCATGAGCATGCTGGCGTTCTTCGCGATCGCCTTCGGCTTCATGTTCGCGATCCAGAAGACCAAAGACAGCGCCGCCGGCGTGTTCGTGCTGCTCGGCTTCACGTTCTTCATGGGCCTGATGCTGTCGCGCATCCTGAGCTTCGTGCTCGGTTTTTCTAACGGCCCGTCGCTGATCATGCTCGCCTTCGGTGGCACTGGTGTGATCTTCGCGTCGATGGCGACCATCGCCACGGTCAGCAAGCGCGACTTTTCGGGTCTCGGCAAGTGGCTGTTAATGGGCGTGATCGTGCTGCTGCTCGCTTCGGTCGCGAACGTGTTCCTGCACCTGCCGGCGCTGATGCTCACGGTGTCCGTCCTCGCCATCGTGATCTTTTCGGCGTACATGCTGTTCGACGTCCAGCGCGTCGTGAACGGCGGCGAAACGAACTACATCACCGCCACGCTCGCGATCTACCTGGATCTGTACAACGTGTTCGTGAACCTGCTCGCGCTGCTCGGCATCTTCGGCGGCAACCGCAACTAA
- a CDS encoding class I SAM-dependent methyltransferase — MSTPVAALHGLSEPSRWVRHWAHLVAAGGAVLDVASGAGRHARFFASLGHPVTAVDRDAAALDTLCDAPLITPLEADLEGAVWPLPGNAKFAAVVVTNYLHRALFPQLLDALAPGGVLVYETFAQGNESVGKPSNPAFLLAPGELLEVVRGRLRVVAFQDGFLAQPRPAYVQRICAILEADRSVDPAQAAPPPCYELTG; from the coding sequence ATGAGCACTCCCGTCGCTGCACTGCATGGATTGAGCGAGCCGTCGCGCTGGGTGCGTCATTGGGCGCATCTGGTCGCGGCGGGCGGCGCGGTGCTCGACGTCGCGTCGGGGGCGGGGCGGCATGCGCGGTTTTTTGCGTCGCTGGGGCATCCGGTGACCGCCGTCGATCGCGACGCGGCCGCGCTCGACACGCTGTGCGATGCGCCGCTGATCACGCCGCTCGAGGCCGACCTCGAAGGCGCCGTCTGGCCGTTACCCGGCAACGCGAAATTCGCCGCCGTGGTCGTGACGAACTATCTCCATCGCGCACTGTTTCCACAATTGTTAGACGCGCTCGCACCGGGTGGCGTACTGGTTTACGAGACCTTCGCGCAAGGAAACGAAAGCGTCGGCAAGCCCTCTAATCCGGCGTTTCTACTCGCGCCCGGCGAGCTGCTCGAGGTCGTGCGCGGCCGGCTCCGGGTCGTTGCTTTTCAAGACGGTTTTCTCGCGCAGCCGCGCCCGGCTTACGTCCAGCGCATCTGCGCAATTCTGGAGGCGGATCGCTCAGTCGACCCTGCGCAGGCGGCACCCCCGCCTTGTTACGAGTTGACTGGCTAA
- a CDS encoding YfgM family protein: MSYHDEQESIESLKAWWTQWGNATTWIVLVVLVAAAGWNGWNFWQRRQAAEAAVLYDQVQQAVASGDKAKVTRVATDMEDKFSGTAYAQMTALGAAKALYTAGDEAGAKAQLQWTIDHAKDDEFKQIARLRFASLLLDDKAYDQGLALLAEPQSDAFKGLVANGRGDLLAAQGKRDDARTAYKLALDSLSKTDSSARQLIQFKLDALGG; the protein is encoded by the coding sequence ATGAGTTACCACGACGAACAAGAATCGATAGAAAGTCTGAAGGCATGGTGGACGCAATGGGGCAATGCAACCACATGGATCGTGCTGGTGGTCCTGGTTGCGGCTGCTGGCTGGAACGGCTGGAATTTCTGGCAGCGGCGCCAGGCGGCGGAAGCTGCCGTGCTGTATGACCAGGTCCAGCAAGCCGTGGCTTCGGGCGACAAGGCGAAGGTCACGCGCGTCGCCACCGACATGGAAGACAAGTTCAGCGGCACCGCGTACGCGCAGATGACGGCGTTGGGCGCGGCCAAGGCGCTGTACACCGCGGGCGACGAAGCCGGTGCGAAGGCCCAGTTGCAATGGACCATCGATCACGCGAAAGACGACGAGTTCAAGCAGATCGCCAGGTTGCGCTTTGCTTCGCTGTTGCTCGACGACAAGGCTTACGACCAGGGCCTGGCGCTGCTCGCCGAACCGCAGTCCGACGCCTTCAAGGGTCTCGTAGCGAATGGCCGTGGCGACCTGCTGGCCGCCCAGGGCAAGCGTGACGATGCACGTACGGCCTACAAGCTCGCGCTCGACTCGCTGTCGAAAACCGATAGCTCGGCACGTCAGTTGATCCAGTTCAAGCTGGATGCACTGGGCGGCTGA
- the bamC gene encoding outer membrane protein assembly factor BamC, whose translation MKRSALSLHATRMAALALALVTLAGCDTLNDWFASDRVNYKGAGSAPPLAVPNDLSTTKTDERYIAPPTNLALGGAPTRAITAAGNATEGQPSAQDPLGMHIERDGDRRWLVVDGRSPEQLWPQLQEFWQENGFALKTDAPATGIMTTDWAENRANIPDDWFRRTVGKVIDFAYSSGTRDSFRTLVSRAPSGTTDISITHSAMEEMLTGQDKTSSRWEERPRDPALEALFLTKLMQKFGLTEAQSKQLLTDARPAVAPATIDQSAGTSTLDLPESFDRAWLRVGLALDRTNFAVDNRDRAKGIYYVRYADSMQELKKEGLFGKLFYSGNSAKKPGQEFLVNVRSKGDTVTQVAVLDANGQVDNSSDAQRIVTLLHAQLN comes from the coding sequence ATGAAACGTTCCGCACTTTCCCTCCACGCAACCCGCATGGCGGCGCTGGCGCTTGCCCTGGTGACGCTCGCCGGCTGTGACACGCTGAACGACTGGTTCGCTTCCGACCGCGTCAACTACAAGGGCGCCGGCAGTGCGCCGCCGCTCGCCGTTCCGAACGATCTCAGCACCACCAAGACCGACGAGCGCTACATCGCGCCGCCGACCAATCTGGCCCTGGGCGGCGCGCCCACGCGCGCGATCACGGCGGCGGGCAATGCCACCGAAGGTCAACCGAGCGCGCAAGATCCGCTCGGCATGCATATCGAACGCGACGGCGATCGCCGCTGGCTGGTGGTCGACGGCCGCTCGCCGGAACAACTGTGGCCGCAACTGCAGGAGTTCTGGCAGGAAAACGGCTTCGCGCTGAAAACCGACGCGCCGGCCACCGGCATCATGACAACCGACTGGGCGGAAAATCGCGCCAATATTCCGGACGACTGGTTCCGCCGTACGGTCGGCAAGGTGATCGACTTCGCGTATTCGTCGGGCACCCGCGACAGCTTCCGCACGCTCGTGTCGCGCGCACCGTCGGGCACCACGGACATCTCGATCACGCACAGCGCGATGGAAGAAATGCTGACGGGGCAGGACAAGACGTCGTCGCGTTGGGAAGAGCGTCCGCGTGACCCGGCGCTCGAAGCGCTGTTCCTCACCAAGCTGATGCAGAAGTTCGGCTTGACCGAAGCGCAGTCGAAGCAACTGCTGACCGATGCGCGTCCGGCTGTCGCACCGGCCACGATCGACCAGAGCGCGGGCACGTCGACGCTCGACCTGCCGGAGTCGTTCGACCGTGCCTGGCTGCGTGTGGGCCTTGCGCTCGACCGCACCAACTTCGCTGTCGACAACCGCGATCGCGCGAAGGGCATCTACTACGTGCGCTACGCCGACTCGATGCAGGAATTGAAGAAAGAAGGTCTGTTCGGCAAGCTGTTCTACAGCGGCAATTCGGCGAAGAAGCCGGGTCAGGAATTCCTCGTCAACGTGCGTTCGAAGGGCGACACGGTGACGCAGGTGGCCGTGCTGGATGCGAACGGCCAGGTGGACAATTCGTCTGACGCGCAGCGTATCGTGACGCTGCTCCACGCGCAGCTGAACTAA
- the rlmN gene encoding 23S rRNA (adenine(2503)-C(2))-methyltransferase RlmN, which translates to MTSSSTVNLLDLDAQGLVAYCGSLGEKPFRAKQLQRWIHQYNAADFDGMTDLAKSLREKLKGRATISMPGIVSDHISTDGTRKWLIDVGNSNAVETVYIPEETRGTLCVSSQAGCAVNCRFCSTGKQGFSRNLSTAEIIGQLRMAEFSLRATRGGDGGRATGGDGKGDRVVTNVVMMGMGEPLLNYDAVVPAMRLMLDDNAYGLSRRRVTLSTSGVVPMMDRLGADLPVALAVSLHAPSDPLRDMLVPLNKKYPLRELMAACQRYLKVAPRDFITFEYCMLDGVNDSEAQARELLAVTRDVPCKFNLIPFNPFPESGLFRSKPEQIKRFAQVLMDAGVVTTVRKTRGDDIDAACGQLAGAVQDRTRLAERTGKAAKIIEVRAV; encoded by the coding sequence ATGACGAGCAGTTCCACCGTCAACCTTCTCGACCTCGACGCCCAAGGGCTCGTCGCTTACTGCGGCAGCCTGGGCGAGAAGCCGTTTCGCGCCAAGCAATTGCAGCGCTGGATTCATCAGTACAACGCTGCCGACTTCGACGGCATGACCGATCTCGCGAAGTCCTTGCGCGAAAAGCTCAAAGGGCGCGCCACGATCTCGATGCCGGGCATCGTCAGCGACCATATTTCGACCGACGGCACACGCAAGTGGCTGATCGACGTCGGCAACAGCAACGCGGTTGAAACCGTCTATATCCCGGAAGAAACGCGCGGCACGTTGTGCGTGTCGTCGCAGGCTGGGTGCGCGGTCAACTGCCGTTTCTGTTCGACCGGCAAGCAGGGTTTCTCCCGCAATCTCTCTACTGCTGAAATCATCGGCCAGTTGCGCATGGCCGAATTCTCGCTGCGCGCCACGCGCGGTGGGGACGGCGGCCGCGCCACGGGTGGCGACGGCAAGGGCGATCGCGTCGTCACGAACGTCGTGATGATGGGTATGGGCGAGCCGCTGCTGAATTACGACGCAGTCGTGCCGGCCATGCGTCTGATGCTTGACGACAACGCCTACGGCCTGTCGCGCCGGCGCGTCACGCTGTCCACGTCGGGCGTCGTGCCGATGATGGACCGGCTCGGCGCCGATCTGCCGGTAGCGCTCGCGGTGTCGTTGCACGCACCGAGCGATCCGCTGCGCGACATGCTGGTGCCGCTGAACAAGAAGTACCCGCTGCGCGAACTGATGGCCGCTTGCCAGCGCTATCTGAAAGTCGCGCCGCGCGATTTCATTACGTTCGAATATTGCATGCTCGACGGTGTGAACGACAGCGAGGCGCAAGCGCGCGAATTGCTGGCCGTCACGCGCGACGTCCCATGCAAGTTCAATCTGATTCCGTTCAATCCGTTCCCCGAATCGGGCCTCTTCCGCTCGAAGCCGGAACAGATCAAACGGTTTGCGCAAGTGTTGATGGACGCGGGCGTCGTCACCACGGTGCGCAAAACACGCGGCGATGATATCGACGCAGCCTGCGGTCAGTTGGCCGGTGCGGTGCAAGACCGCACGCGCCTCGCTGAGCGCACCGGGAAGGCGGCGAAGATTATCGAGGTTCGGGCCGTGTAA
- a CDS encoding helix-turn-helix domain-containing protein, with translation MSEPQHPQPQDTDTNEGHPAPVARAVVQPVVQPGMDSLAAVGARLTQLRESKGWTIEDVSARLKVSVVKLRALESGDISHLPDTTFALGVVRSYAKMLGADPTPFTQALRREKGVPAPDLSMPASSGKDLPRGKVSLSLGGSGQKSRSWLWGVAAVIVAVIALGMWHTNGGDSSAWLARLKASANGAAGGATGASGAVAQSPAAGSDATTEEAASAPDAQAAADSAASGTPMPAPLATGAAPSSAPVVTATAAAPKAVSQAQAAVPAASAPAAVVADASAAAVDTAGGGEAIVALRVTQDSWFSVRGKDGKEVFSGLVHAGDTKEVTGVAPFKVTLGNKAGLESLTLDGQPVDPAKYSAAKGNVARFALP, from the coding sequence ATGAGTGAGCCGCAGCACCCGCAGCCGCAGGACACAGACACGAACGAAGGCCATCCGGCGCCGGTCGCACGGGCGGTGGTGCAGCCCGTTGTGCAGCCGGGCATGGATTCGTTGGCGGCAGTTGGCGCGCGCTTGACCCAGTTGCGTGAGTCGAAAGGCTGGACGATCGAGGACGTGTCGGCGCGTCTGAAAGTCTCCGTCGTCAAGTTGCGTGCGCTCGAATCGGGCGACATCAGCCACTTGCCGGATACGACCTTCGCGCTCGGCGTCGTGCGCAGCTATGCAAAGATGCTGGGCGCCGATCCCACGCCGTTCACGCAGGCCTTGCGTCGCGAGAAGGGTGTTCCCGCGCCGGATCTGTCGATGCCGGCGTCGTCGGGCAAAGATTTGCCGCGCGGCAAGGTGTCGTTGTCGCTCGGCGGGAGCGGGCAAAAAAGCCGCTCGTGGTTGTGGGGCGTGGCGGCGGTCATCGTCGCGGTGATCGCCTTGGGCATGTGGCATACCAACGGCGGCGATTCGTCGGCGTGGCTTGCTCGCCTGAAGGCGAGTGCGAACGGCGCCGCGGGTGGTGCGACCGGTGCATCGGGCGCGGTGGCACAGAGTCCGGCAGCAGGCTCCGACGCGACGACGGAGGAGGCGGCATCCGCTCCGGACGCGCAAGCCGCCGCAGACAGCGCAGCATCGGGTACGCCGATGCCCGCGCCGCTGGCTACGGGCGCCGCACCGTCGTCGGCGCCGGTTGTGACGGCAACGGCTGCCGCACCCAAGGCAGTTTCGCAGGCGCAGGCTGCCGTACCGGCCGCGAGTGCGCCGGCAGCGGTTGTCGCGGACGCATCGGCGGCGGCAGTTGACACGGCCGGCGGCGGCGAGGCGATCGTCGCACTGCGCGTGACGCAAGATAGCTGGTTTAGCGTGCGTGGCAAGGACGGCAAGGAAGTGTTCTCCGGCCTCGTCCACGCCGGCGACACCAAGGAAGTAACGGGCGTGGCGCCGTTTAAGGTCACGCTGGGGAACAAGGCCGGTCTCGAGTCGCTGACGCTCGACGGGCAACCGGTTGATCCGGCCAAATATTCGGCAGCTAAAGGTAACGTGGCGCGCTTCGCGTTGCCTTGA
- the dapA gene encoding 4-hydroxy-tetrahydrodipicolinate synthase — protein sequence MTNGNHSGTHGSNDSVQIRGSIPAIITPMFEDGGLDLPAFRKLIDWHVAEGTNALVVVGTSGESATLSVEEHVLMVKTAVEHTAGRIPVIAGSGGNSTTEAIELTQQAKDVGADATLQVVPYYNKPTQEGIYRHFAKIAETVDLPVILYNVPGRTVADMSNETILRCAQVPGIVGVKEATGNIDRAAHLIKSAPAHFGIYSGDDPTAIALMLLGGHGNISVTANVAPRAMSELCKAALAADAKTAREIHLKLLSLHKNLFIESNPIPAKWALQQLGRVQGGIRLPLTPLDAQYHEVVRGALREAGLLG from the coding sequence ATGACTAACGGCAACCACAGCGGCACCCACGGCAGCAACGACAGCGTGCAGATTCGCGGCAGCATTCCTGCCATCATTACCCCGATGTTCGAAGACGGCGGCCTCGATCTGCCGGCGTTTCGCAAACTGATCGATTGGCACGTCGCCGAGGGCACCAACGCACTCGTCGTGGTGGGCACGAGCGGTGAGTCGGCTACCTTGTCGGTCGAAGAACACGTGCTGATGGTCAAAACCGCGGTCGAGCACACAGCGGGCCGGATTCCGGTGATCGCGGGCTCGGGCGGCAACTCCACCACTGAGGCCATCGAACTCACGCAGCAAGCTAAAGACGTCGGCGCGGACGCCACGCTGCAAGTCGTGCCGTACTACAACAAGCCGACCCAGGAAGGCATCTATCGCCACTTCGCGAAGATCGCCGAAACCGTCGATCTGCCGGTGATCCTGTACAACGTGCCGGGCCGTACCGTTGCCGACATGAGCAACGAAACGATTCTGCGTTGCGCGCAGGTGCCGGGCATCGTCGGCGTGAAGGAAGCGACCGGCAACATCGACCGTGCCGCGCATCTGATCAAGTCGGCGCCCGCGCATTTCGGTATCTACAGCGGCGACGATCCCACCGCGATCGCGCTGATGCTGCTCGGCGGCCACGGCAATATCTCGGTCACCGCGAACGTTGCACCGCGCGCCATGAGCGAGCTGTGCAAGGCCGCGCTCGCCGCGGACGCGAAGACCGCGCGCGAGATTCATCTGAAACTCCTGTCGCTGCATAAGAACCTGTTTATCGAATCGAATCCGATTCCGGCGAAATGGGCGTTGCAGCAATTGGGCCGTGTGCAGGGCGGAATCCGCCTGCCGCTTACGCCGCTCGACGCGCAATACCACGAAGTGGTGCGTGGCGCGCTGCGCGAAGCGGGTCTGTTGGGCTAA
- the ndk gene encoding nucleoside-diphosphate kinase, which produces MAIERTLSIIKPDAVAKNVIGQIYSRFENAGLKIVASRMVHLSRADAEKFYAVHAARPFFKDLVDFMISGPVVVQALEGENAILKHRDLMGATDPKKAEKGTIRADFADSIDANAVHGSDAAETAAVEIAFFFPQVNVYSR; this is translated from the coding sequence ATGGCGATCGAACGCACCCTGTCGATTATCAAGCCGGACGCAGTGGCCAAGAATGTGATCGGCCAGATCTACAGCCGTTTCGAAAACGCTGGTCTGAAGATCGTGGCTTCGCGCATGGTTCATCTGTCGCGCGCCGACGCTGAAAAGTTCTACGCTGTGCACGCTGCACGCCCGTTCTTCAAGGACCTCGTCGACTTCATGATCTCGGGCCCGGTGGTCGTGCAAGCGCTGGAAGGCGAAAACGCGATCCTGAAGCACCGTGACCTGATGGGCGCAACGGACCCGAAGAAGGCAGAAAAGGGCACGATTCGCGCCGATTTCGCCGACAGCATCGACGCTAACGCGGTGCACGGTTCGGACGCTGCGGAAACGGCAGCAGTTGAAATCGCATTCTTCTTCCCGCAAGTGAACGTTTACTCGCGTTAA